The Saccharopolyspora gregorii genomic interval CCCGGCGTCCGGGGCCGCGGGGAAGCGATGTCACAGCACCCGGTTCAGCAGCGCGACCAACGCCGCCAGCACCACGCCGACCAGCGCCAGTGCGAGCGGGGCGAGCGTGCCGGGGAACAGCGCGTTGGCGATCGTCCAGCCGAGCACGAACAGCGCCACCAGGCCCAGCAGCCCGATCATCGCGGTCATCAGCGGCCGGTGCCGCGGCAGCGCCCGCAGGTTCCCGCGGGCGACCGGCGTCATCCGCTGGAACGTGATCCACACCGGTAGCGCCACGAGCGCCACGACGAGCACGCCGAACAGCGAGTCGGCCCGGCTCGGCTCGTGCCCGAGGCCGAGCAGCAGGCCCAGCACGCCGACCGCGAGGACCAGCAGCACGCGGTGCAGGGTGCGCCACAGCATCCCGTCGTATCCAGCCATGATCGCAGTCTCCCAGCAGCGCTCACCCGGTGGTGGAACCCCGCGGGCACGGGCCGGTGGAATTCCAAGATTAATCAGGCGAACACCCGTCACGTCCGTGATCCTGAGTCGTCTTACCGGTGGAGGACGCACCGGACGAGCGTTCCCCCAGGGAGGGAGGCCACGTGGCTGACGACGAGAAGTGGCAGGTGAGCTGCCGCGATGTGGCGGGCAGGCGGCGGAACATGGCGGTGTACGTGAACCAGGGCAACGTCGTGGTCGTCGCTCCGCCCGGGGAGACGGCGGTGCTGGCACCATTGGAGGCGGGTCGCCTGCGGGCCGCGATCCGGGAGGCCGTGGTGGCCGCGGCGGCACCGGAACACACCATTTCGGACCGGTGAACCCTTCCCCCGCGTCGCCCCCCGAGGCATTATCTACCGATGAGTAGCTAAATCGGAGGAGACGCGTGGCGATGTGGCGACGGCCGGCGGGACGGACACGAGGCGAAGCGGCGAAGGCGGCCGTCCAGGCCGGGGCGGACCGGCTGGCCCCGACGCTGCAGACGCTGTGGCTGCTGATCAGGCAGGGCGTCGTCCGCCCGATGCGCCCGGACAAGCTGCTGCGCATCGTCTTCGCCTGGCGGCGCTGGGGCGTCACCCCCGCGCTCGGCTACGCCGTCGCCGCGATCCGGCATCCCGACCGGCCCGCCGTGATCGACGAGCGCGGCGCGCTGAGCTTCCTCGAACTGGAGCAGCGCACCACCCGCCTCGCCCGCGGGCTGCGCGCCCGCGGTATCCGGGACACCAGCCGGGTCGCGGTGCTGTGCCGCAACCACCACGGGCTCGTGGAGACCATCGTGGCCTGCGGCAAGATCGGCTCCGACGTGGTGCTGCTCAACACCGGCCTGCGCCCGCACCAGATGCGCACCGTGCTCGACGAGCAGCGGGCCGACCTGCTGATCGCCGACGTCGAATTCGTCGAGGCGCTGCCCGACCTGGAACTGGACGTGGTGCTCGCCTGGACCGAGGGCACCACTCGCAAGGCCACCCTGGAGCACCTCATCGGCAGCTCCGCCACCGGCACCCTCCCGCGCCGTCCCCGGCACGCGCGGGTCATCGTGCTCACCTCCGGCACCACCGGCACGCCGAAGGGCGCCCGCAGGCCCGCGCCGCCCGGGGTCGGGCCCGCCGCCACGATCATGTCGCGGATGCCGCTGCGCGCCGGTGAGCGGATCATGCTGGCGGCGCCGATCTTCCACACCTGGGGGCTCGCCGCGTTCCAGCTCGGCTCGGCCATCGGCGCCACCCTCGTGCTGCGCCGCAAGTTCGAACCGCAGCAGGCGCTCGCCGCCGTGCAGCGGCACCGCGCCACCGCGCTGTTCGTGGTTCCGGTGATGCTGCAGCGCATCCTGGACCTGCCGCGGGAGGCGATCGAGCCCTACGACACCTCCTCGCTGCGGATCGTGGCCGCCAGCGGTTCGGCGCTGCCCGCCGACCTCGCCACCCGGTTCCAGCGGGTGTTCGGCGAGGTCCTCTACAACTTCTACGGCTCCACCGAAGCGTCCTGGGTGAGCATCGCCACCCCGCGCGAACTCGCCGAAGCGCCCGGCACAGCGGGCCGCCCGCCGCGCGGCACCAGCGTGAAGATCCTCGACGAGCGGGGCGCGCGGGTGCCCGACGGCGAGACCGGGCGGATCTTCGTGCGCAACGACATGCTCTTCGAGGGCTACACCGGCGGCGGCGGCAAGGAGGTCCGGGACGGCATGCTCGCCACCGGTGACCTGGGCCGCATCGACGAGGCCGGGCGGCTGCAGGTGGTGGGGCGCGAGGACGACATGATCGTCTCGGGCGGCGAGAACGTGTACCCGAAGGAGACCGAGGACGCGATCGCCACCCTGCCGGAGGTCTCCGAGGTCGCCGTGATCGGCGTGGACGACGCCGAGTTCGGCCAGCGCCTCGCCGCGTACGTGGTGCTCGTCGACGGCGCCGAGCTGGACGGTGAAGCGGTGCGGGAACGGGTCCGGCCCGCGCTGCCCGGTTTCGCGCTGCCCCGCGACGTCGTCTTCCTGCCGGAGCTGCCGCGCAACGCCACCGGCAAGGTCGTGCCCGCGCGGCTGCGCGAGGGTTCCGCCGATACCGAACGGTGATCTCCGCGGCGCCGGTGCGATCCCGGCGCCCGGTCGCACCGCGTTAGGCTCGGTGAGGTGAACGACCGTCTAGTGTGGATCGACTGTGAAATGACCGGTCTCGACCTGGGTTCGGACGCCCTGATCGAGATCGCCGCCCTGGTCACCGATGCCGACCTCAACATCCTCGGCGAGGGCGTGGACATCGTGATCCACGCCCCGGACGAGGCGCTGTCGGCGATGCCCGACGTGGTGCGGGAGATGCACGCGCGTTCCGGGCTGACCGAGGAGGTGCGGCGCTCCGCGGTCACCACGGCCGAGGCCGAACAACGCGTCCTGGACTACATCCGCGAGCACGTGCCGGACACCGTGTCGGCACCGCTGGCGGGCAATTCCATCGCCACCGACCGCGGGTTCATCGCCCGCGACATGCCCGCGCTGGACGCGCACCTGCACTACCGCATGGTGGACGTGTCCTCCATCAAGGAGCTGTGCAGGCGCTGGTTCCCGCGGATCTACTACGCGCAGCCGGAGAAGGGCCTCGCGCACCGCGCGCTCGCCGATGTGCGGGAGTCCATCAGGGAACTCGCGTACTACCGCCGGACGGCGTTCGTGGCCGAGCCGGGACCGACCACCGAGCAGGCCCAGGCCGTCGCCGCGGACCTGCTGGACGGGCGCGGCCCCGCGGGCACCGGCCGCAGCCCCGACCAGCAGTGATGCGCGGCCGGGAGCCCGGTCGCAGCCCGCTCCGCAGCGCACGCTAGGATATTCGTGTTGCTCCGGAAGGCCGGGATCACCGGCTGGCCGGAAGCTGCGGTGGGTGTAGCTCAGTAGGTAGAGCACTGGGTTGTGGTCCCAGGAGTCGCGGGTTCGAATCCCGTCACTCACCCCGCGGGAAAAGGCCCGCTCCGTTCGCGGAGCGGGCCTTTCGCATCGCACGGGACGGAAACCGAGGCATACCGCGGCCTTTTCCCTGTCAGCGGCGAAGCCGATGAGCGGCGAACGTGCGCATCGGGACCACTCGCCGGCCCTCAGCGGGCCCCTCGCGAGGACAGCGTTCTCTCATGTGGCAGAGCCGCCTGTGAGAACGATCCCGCAGCGGGGGTCCCGCTGAGGTTCCGCCACCCGACCCGGACAGCAGGACGAGCGACCGCCGGAACTCACCGGTTCCCGGCGGTCCATTCGGCCCAGGGCACCTGCCAGTCGCCGAAGCCGTCCCAGGACCGCAGGTTCGGCCCGCCGGAGTTCGTGATCTCCACGACGTCGCCCTTCTTGAGCAGGTCGTAGACCCACTTGGCGTTGGCGTCGCTCATGTTGATGCAGCCGTGGCTGACGTTGCTGCTGCCCTGCTGGGCGACCGACCACGGGGCCGCGTGCAGGAACTCACCGCCGTTGGAGATGCGCACCGCCCACTTCACCTCGGTGCGGTAGCCGCCGTTGTCGATGTCCAGGCCGTAGCTGGACGAGTCCATGATCTTCGTGGCGTGGTGCTCGGTGACCACGTGCACGCCGTTGTTCGACGGCCACGCCGGCTTGCCGAGCGAGACCGGCATGGTGCGCCGGGTGGCCCCGTTGACCTCGACGGACATGGTGTGGCTGGAGCCGTCGGCGCGGAGCACGACGGCGTCGCCGATGGTGATGGTGGCGCTGCGGCTCTCCTCGCCCCAGGAGCCGTTGCCGAGGTCCTTGCCGTAGACGTCCGCGTTGATCGTGATCTTCGTGCCGGGCTTCCAGTACTCCTGGGGGCGCCAGTGCACCTCGCGGTCGTCGAACCAGTAGAAGGCGCCTTCCACCGCCGGTTCCGTCTGGATGCGGATGGCTTCTTCGGCCTTGGCCTTGTCCGGGGCGGGCGCGTTCTCGGAGAAGTAGAACGCGAGCGGCTGGCCGACGCCGACGGTCTCCCCGTCGAGCGGGTTCATCGACACGTAGGTCTGGTTCTCGGGATCGACGGTGCTGAACGTGGATTCCTGGACGACCGGGGCGCCTGCCGCGCCCTGCAGGGTGAGCTTCGCCGTGTAGGTCTTGCCGTAGCCGAGCGGCTCGGAGGCGGACCAGCTCGCGCCGTCCGGTGCGACGGTGTTCGCCACCGGCTTGCCGTCCTGGTTCACCAGTTCGGCGGCGGTGATCCGGCCGTCCACGGCGGTGGCCGTGATGGGCGCGGTCGGCGAGATCCGCTGGGCGCCGTTCGCCGGATCGAACCTGGCCGACGCGGGCGGCGGTGGCGGCGGGGCCGGGCTGCTCGCCCCGCCACCCG includes:
- the orn gene encoding oligoribonuclease, giving the protein MNDRLVWIDCEMTGLDLGSDALIEIAALVTDADLNILGEGVDIVIHAPDEALSAMPDVVREMHARSGLTEEVRRSAVTTAEAEQRVLDYIREHVPDTVSAPLAGNSIATDRGFIARDMPALDAHLHYRMVDVSSIKELCRRWFPRIYYAQPEKGLAHRALADVRESIRELAYYRRTAFVAEPGPTTEQAQAVAADLLDGRGPAGTGRSPDQQ
- a CDS encoding AMP-binding protein; its protein translation is MWRRPAGRTRGEAAKAAVQAGADRLAPTLQTLWLLIRQGVVRPMRPDKLLRIVFAWRRWGVTPALGYAVAAIRHPDRPAVIDERGALSFLELEQRTTRLARGLRARGIRDTSRVAVLCRNHHGLVETIVACGKIGSDVVLLNTGLRPHQMRTVLDEQRADLLIADVEFVEALPDLELDVVLAWTEGTTRKATLEHLIGSSATGTLPRRPRHARVIVLTSGTTGTPKGARRPAPPGVGPAATIMSRMPLRAGERIMLAAPIFHTWGLAAFQLGSAIGATLVLRRKFEPQQALAAVQRHRATALFVVPVMLQRILDLPREAIEPYDTSSLRIVAASGSALPADLATRFQRVFGEVLYNFYGSTEASWVSIATPRELAEAPGTAGRPPRGTSVKILDERGARVPDGETGRIFVRNDMLFEGYTGGGGKEVRDGMLATGDLGRIDEAGRLQVVGREDDMIVSGGENVYPKETEDAIATLPEVSEVAVIGVDDAEFGQRLAAYVVLVDGAELDGEAVRERVRPALPGFALPRDVVFLPELPRNATGKVVPARLREGSADTER
- a CDS encoding L,D-transpeptidase, with the protein product MPAVVVALVGMLLASCTGGGASSPAPPPPPPASARFDPANGAQRISPTAPITATAVDGRITAAELVNQDGKPVANTVAPDGASWSASEPLGYGKTYTAKLTLQGAAGAPVVQESTFSTVDPENQTYVSMNPLDGETVGVGQPLAFYFSENAPAPDKAKAEEAIRIQTEPAVEGAFYWFDDREVHWRPQEYWKPGTKITINADVYGKDLGNGSWGEESRSATITIGDAVVLRADGSSHTMSVEVNGATRRTMPVSLGKPAWPSNNGVHVVTEHHATKIMDSSSYGLDIDNGGYRTEVKWAVRISNGGEFLHAAPWSVAQQGSSNVSHGCINMSDANAKWVYDLLKKGDVVEITNSGGPNLRSWDGFGDWQVPWAEWTAGNR